From a single Clostridia bacterium genomic region:
- a CDS encoding phosphate ABC transporter substrate-binding protein, whose product MRRSTITKSLTLMLVMVFAFSLVFTGCGQKENTNDPAATKPAGDSGGKKLEGSITIVGSTSVQPIAQALADAFGDIESGVTIDVQGGGSTSGVKSANDGTSDIGTSSRDLKEEEKGWGLTEHVIALDGIAVAVNPANAVSDLTKDQVAKIFKGEIKNWKEVGGADKEILVVSREAGSGTRGAFEEILKLEKKEGDKTISLVKADALIADGSGAVLANIASKDNAIGYISLGSVDKTIKTVKIDGIEATIENIKSKTYAISRPFLMLTKGDMKPEVKAFIDYILGEKGQEVVAEHKYIKVK is encoded by the coding sequence ATGAGAAGGTCAACAATTACTAAATCACTCACTCTAATGTTAGTCATGGTTTTCGCATTTTCACTTGTTTTCACAGGATGTGGCCAAAAAGAAAACACAAATGATCCGGCAGCAACTAAACCGGCAGGAGATTCCGGCGGAAAGAAACTGGAAGGCAGCATTACAATAGTAGGTTCAACTTCGGTTCAACCCATAGCACAAGCCCTGGCGGACGCTTTCGGCGATATAGAGTCAGGTGTGACTATTGATGTACAAGGTGGCGGTTCAACTTCAGGCGTTAAGTCAGCAAACGACGGAACAAGCGATATAGGAACTTCTTCCCGTGACCTTAAAGAGGAAGAAAAAGGTTGGGGACTTACAGAGCATGTTATAGCACTTGATGGTATAGCTGTAGCTGTTAATCCTGCTAATGCAGTATCAGACCTGACAAAAGACCAGGTTGCAAAAATATTCAAAGGTGAGATTAAGAACTGGAAGGAAGTAGGCGGAGCTGACAAGGAAATCCTTGTTGTAAGCCGTGAAGCAGGATCTGGTACAAGAGGAGCCTTTGAAGAAATTCTGAAACTTGAAAAGAAAGAAGGCGACAAGACAATTTCCCTGGTAAAAGCAGATGCCCTGATTGCTGACGGTTCAGGTGCCGTACTTGCTAATATAGCAAGCAAGGATAACGCTATAGGATATATATCTCTGGGTTCAGTAGATAAAACAATAAAGACAGTCAAGATTGATGGTATTGAAGCTACCATAGAAAACATAAAAAGTAAAACCTATGCAATATCAAGACCTTTCCTTATGCTTACAAAGGGTGATATGAAGCCTGAAGTAAAAGCATTCATCGACTATATCCTGGGAGAAAAAGGTCAGGAAGTAGTTGCTGAACACAAGTATATAAAAGTTAAATAA
- a CDS encoding methyl-accepting chemotaxis protein has protein sequence MKHLKKKPIFISSLKTQLVTVLIIMSIVPMVSAGIFTYLSTKENMGVEKRNTLKAYSRVILESIESKMEVADNSLRGMANNADLISTLTDFNLFSKTDNTIRYYSIQMALSGVVKNSQKLYSTVLVYDINGKAVMYGSKQSESKIGTDFYSPEAFEYLKRHNTFLIGNPITEGEKGKILIPVSRPISSAKGFIGVITIMFDHKELTEGYDKFNFAATGAVLVINKDNRILFHNDSKLINSQNKSVDLKNILKEETESAFRTYNFAGKENMLFFQKSGRTGWLICTQVQNSEFYKSVNDFKSFIIIVILLLIVLATVISLVFSSYISRPVTKLTAMMKSISTGDLRVAADFKTTVREMEELKQGFASMIENLKRLIKDIVDASGYIGGTTAYMTAASQNSLEHAGDTLNAVIDITGCIQEQAAGTEVAAKNVEELAEKIGISIRLSNEAGESSKRVNDAAENGLKLVDILRIKSDENIRNTQMVDNVIQLLSEEITEINKIAKTITNIAKQTNLLALNASIEAARAGDAGKGFSVVAGEIQLLSEQTKSEAGEINKLIFSIQKKSEELVTTMKDANNAADKQNEAVLDTQAAFGSIYKSIKEVIAKTVKISKHLDEMSIQKTGIVGLVRNLNEIAEEIAASSESVQQFTENQIKIVKDVHSYADNLNELVDRLQKSIKHFSL, from the coding sequence ATGAAACATTTAAAAAAGAAACCTATTTTCATTTCTTCGCTAAAAACGCAGCTCGTTACAGTACTTATTATCATGTCTATAGTCCCTATGGTCTCTGCCGGTATTTTTACATACTTAAGCACAAAGGAAAATATGGGCGTGGAAAAAAGAAATACGCTGAAAGCTTACTCAAGGGTGATCCTGGAGAGTATAGAAAGCAAAATGGAGGTTGCAGACAACTCTCTTAGGGGGATGGCCAATAATGCAGACCTTATTTCCACACTTACAGATTTTAATTTATTTTCTAAGACTGATAACACCATAAGATACTATTCCATACAGATGGCCTTAAGCGGAGTTGTGAAAAACTCTCAGAAGCTTTATAGCACCGTATTAGTTTATGATATTAACGGTAAGGCTGTAATGTATGGCTCAAAGCAGAGTGAAAGTAAGATAGGAACTGATTTCTATTCTCCTGAGGCATTTGAATATTTAAAAAGGCATAATACTTTCTTGATAGGTAATCCGATAACTGAAGGAGAGAAGGGGAAGATTCTTATTCCCGTCTCAAGACCCATAAGCAGTGCAAAGGGTTTTATAGGGGTAATTACTATAATGTTTGATCATAAAGAACTGACAGAAGGTTATGATAAATTCAATTTCGCTGCTACCGGAGCAGTATTGGTTATAAATAAGGATAACAGGATACTATTTCATAATGATAGTAAACTGATTAACAGTCAGAATAAATCAGTGGATCTAAAAAATATTTTAAAGGAAGAAACCGAAAGTGCATTTAGAACTTATAATTTTGCTGGTAAGGAGAATATGCTTTTTTTTCAAAAATCAGGCAGGACAGGCTGGCTGATATGTACGCAGGTGCAAAACAGCGAATTTTATAAATCCGTAAACGATTTTAAAAGCTTTATCATTATAGTGATACTGTTGCTCATAGTTCTGGCAACAGTAATATCACTGGTGTTTTCGAGCTATATTTCCAGACCTGTTACAAAACTGACTGCAATGATGAAAAGCATTTCGACAGGAGATTTAAGAGTGGCAGCTGATTTTAAAACTACAGTAAGAGAAATGGAAGAATTGAAGCAAGGTTTTGCAAGTATGATAGAAAACCTGAAGAGACTCATAAAAGACATTGTTGATGCTTCAGGCTATATAGGTGGAACCACAGCATACATGACAGCTGCGTCACAGAATTCTCTTGAGCATGCCGGGGATACACTGAATGCAGTAATAGATATCACTGGATGCATACAGGAACAGGCGGCGGGTACTGAAGTAGCTGCAAAAAATGTGGAAGAGCTTGCAGAGAAAATTGGTATTTCCATAAGGCTGTCAAACGAAGCCGGTGAAAGCTCAAAAAGGGTTAATGATGCTGCAGAAAATGGGTTGAAGCTTGTAGACATTCTAAGGATAAAATCTGATGAAAATATCAGGAATACTCAGATGGTAGATAATGTAATACAACTCCTAAGTGAAGAAATTACGGAGATAAACAAGATTGCAAAAACCATAACCAATATAGCAAAACAGACAAATCTCCTGGCACTCAATGCTTCGATTGAAGCTGCGAGAGCCGGTGATGCAGGAAAAGGTTTTTCAGTGGTTGCAGGAGAGATACAGTTGCTATCAGAACAAACCAAAAGCGAGGCAGGAGAAATTAACAAGCTCATATTCAGTATACAAAAGAAATCAGAAGAGCTTGTAACTACTATGAAAGATGCAAACAATGCGGCAGACAAGCAGAACGAGGCTGTCCTGGATACACAGGCTGCGTTTGGTTCAATCTACAAGTCTATCAAAGAAGTCATTGCAAAAACTGTAAAAATATCAAAGCATCTTGACGAAATGAGTATACAGAAAACCGGCATAGTAGGACTGGTCAGAAACTTAAACGAAATTGCTGAGGAAATTGCAGCAAGCTCGGAGAGTGTACAGCAATTTACTGAAAATCAGATCAAAATAGTGAAAGATGTTCACAGTTATGCTGATAATCTGAATGAATTAGTAGACAGACTTCAAAAATCGATAAAGCATTTTAGCCTTTAA
- the pstC gene encoding phosphate ABC transporter permease subunit PstC has product MASFNNTTSFSSRSEAKEKSGLTGRKNKRFKKTLEKIVENIFLLCACVAILSVLIIAIYIFVKGSPAIFKIGVWKFISGTTWMPSAGEYGIFPFIVASILATLGAVIFGVIIGLFTAIFLAEIAPKWMVRVFRPAIELLAGIPSIVYGFFGLIVIVPLIRQYIGGEGNSLLAGIIILSIMILPTIVSISETSMRAVPNSYKEGSLALGATHIQTIFRVILPAAKSGILTAIVLGTGRAIGETMAVILITGNTPMIPHAVTDRVRTLTSNIALEMGYAQGLHQEALFATGVILFVFIMILNIILNLIIYKKAGE; this is encoded by the coding sequence ATGGCATCATTTAATAATACCACTTCTTTCTCCAGCAGGTCTGAAGCTAAAGAAAAATCCGGACTTACAGGTAGAAAGAACAAAAGGTTCAAAAAAACACTAGAAAAAATCGTTGAGAATATTTTTTTATTGTGTGCTTGTGTTGCAATTCTATCAGTATTAATAATAGCAATTTATATTTTTGTAAAAGGGTCCCCTGCTATTTTCAAAATCGGCGTATGGAAATTCATTTCAGGCACCACATGGATGCCTTCTGCCGGTGAGTATGGTATATTTCCATTCATTGTAGCATCAATTTTAGCTACCCTGGGAGCAGTTATATTCGGAGTAATAATCGGTTTATTCACCGCAATCTTTCTTGCAGAAATAGCCCCCAAATGGATGGTCAGAGTATTCAGGCCTGCAATAGAGCTTCTTGCGGGAATCCCTTCAATAGTATATGGTTTTTTTGGCCTGATTGTTATTGTCCCTTTGATAAGACAATATATAGGTGGAGAAGGAAACAGCTTATTGGCAGGTATCATAATACTATCCATTATGATTCTTCCCACGATTGTCAGTATTTCAGAGACTTCCATGCGTGCAGTACCGAATTCGTATAAAGAAGGTTCTCTGGCTCTCGGAGCTACCCATATACAAACTATCTTCAGAGTCATTCTTCCTGCTGCAAAATCAGGAATCCTTACTGCCATAGTATTAGGTACCGGCAGAGCCATAGGAGAAACCATGGCAGTAATTCTTATTACCGGTAACACCCCCATGATTCCACATGCCGTGACAGACCGTGTGCGTACACTGACGTCAAATATAGCACTTGAAATGGGTTATGCACAGGGGCTTCATCAAGAAGCACTTTTTGCTACAGGTGTTATACTGTTTGTTTTTATTATGATATTGAATATAATTCTAAATCTTATAATTTACAAGAAGGCCGGTGAATAA
- the pstA gene encoding phosphate ABC transporter permease PstA yields the protein MKKTKILDNTLKVLIWMFSFFTIGILAWILIYIISKGITQINWDFISTVYKPGKDLHGVFPMIISTLYLVSLTIVISTPIGICAAIYLVEYSKPGKVLNIIRFATETLAGIPSIIYGLFGYIFFVVILHFRFSLLSGALTLSIMVLPTIIRTTEEALKAVPVSYKEGSLALGATKLTTIVKVILPCAISGILTAVILSIGRIVGETAAVYLTFGYAPNIPSNLMKSGRTLSVHLYQLAKEGLSFEQAFATAAVLVVVVAFINFLAGRIAHNIRKATMGS from the coding sequence ATGAAAAAAACAAAAATTCTGGATAATACTCTAAAGGTTCTTATATGGATGTTTTCTTTCTTTACTATAGGTATTCTGGCTTGGATTCTTATTTATATCATTTCAAAAGGGATAACACAAATAAACTGGGATTTCATTAGCACGGTCTACAAGCCTGGAAAAGACTTGCATGGAGTATTTCCCATGATTATCAGCACCCTTTACCTTGTATCTCTCACTATTGTGATTTCAACACCTATCGGCATATGCGCAGCCATTTATCTGGTTGAATACTCAAAGCCCGGTAAGGTTTTGAATATCATACGTTTTGCCACTGAAACACTTGCCGGTATACCATCAATCATTTATGGACTCTTCGGTTACATATTCTTTGTAGTAATACTGCATTTCAGGTTTTCACTTTTATCAGGAGCCCTCACTCTAAGTATTATGGTTCTCCCCACTATCATAAGAACTACAGAGGAGGCTCTGAAAGCTGTTCCGGTATCTTACAAGGAAGGTAGTCTTGCTCTTGGAGCAACGAAGCTGACTACCATTGTAAAGGTTATTTTACCCTGTGCCATATCCGGAATATTGACGGCTGTCATCCTTAGTATAGGTCGTATAGTAGGTGAAACTGCTGCAGTATATTTGACTTTCGGCTATGCACCGAATATCCCGTCAAACTTGATGAAATCAGGAAGGACTCTTTCTGTCCATCTGTACCAGCTTGCTAAGGAAGGATTATCCTTTGAGCAGGCTTTCGCAACCGCTGCAGTATTGGTAGTCGTCGTTGCATTTATTAATTTTCTGGCAGGCAGAATAGCACATAATATAAGGAAAGCTACAATGGGCAGTTAA
- a CDS encoding amidase domain-containing protein: MTWYHKASNIASYNREKAVEYAHKWAYTRNSSYLDFEKLGGDCTNFASQVIFAGSGVMNFTPVHGWYYINSRKRTASWTGVNFLHNFLINNRGAGPFGEVVDVKDVEPGDIAQLSFNSDGMFNHTPIIVKAGTPPALDNLLIAAHTYDRDNYEITNYNWVHIRFIHIIGVRASG, translated from the coding sequence ATGACATGGTATCACAAAGCCTCAAATATTGCCTCATATAACAGGGAAAAGGCTGTAGAATATGCTCATAAATGGGCATATACGCGTAATAGCTCATATCTGGACTTTGAAAAGCTTGGGGGTGATTGCACTAATTTCGCTTCTCAGGTTATTTTTGCCGGGAGCGGTGTAATGAACTTTACTCCCGTTCATGGGTGGTATTATATAAATTCACGGAAAAGGACGGCTTCATGGACAGGTGTAAATTTTCTCCATAATTTTCTGATTAATAACAGAGGCGCAGGACCTTTCGGTGAGGTTGTTGACGTAAAGGATGTTGAACCCGGTGATATAGCTCAATTATCTTTTAACAGTGACGGTATGTTCAACCATACGCCGATAATAGTGAAAGCCGGAACTCCCCCGGCTCTGGATAATTTATTGATAGCAGCACACACGTATGACAGGGATAATTATGAAATAACAAACTATAATTGGGTTCATATAAGGTTTATTCATATCATAGGAGTGAGAGCTTCTGGTTGA
- a CDS encoding phosphatase PAP2 family protein — protein MSSITAIIKKNDVIVFFLLNRKMHCRILNVLMKAVTQLGSAGFVVSLATVCLLYDLAYYSRIGALVVLNLIVSQVIIQLVKRIANRPRPYKTFDWVIAVKPPECKYSFPSGHTSAAFSLAFVLTYTIPAFSLIFIFPAVLVGISRIYLGCHFPTDVIIGFLISYITFICILQIMPLS, from the coding sequence ATGTCCTCAATAACTGCTATTATTAAGAAAAATGATGTTATTGTTTTCTTTCTGCTAAACAGGAAAATGCATTGTCGTATACTGAATGTGTTGATGAAAGCTGTCACACAATTGGGATCTGCAGGCTTTGTTGTGAGCCTGGCAACAGTTTGTTTGCTGTATGATCTTGCATATTATTCACGTATTGGTGCACTCGTTGTACTAAACCTGATTGTCAGTCAGGTAATAATACAACTTGTTAAGCGTATAGCAAACAGGCCCAGACCATATAAAACATTTGATTGGGTAATTGCTGTCAAACCGCCGGAGTGTAAATACTCTTTCCCTTCAGGGCATACAAGTGCTGCATTTTCATTAGCTTTTGTACTTACTTATACAATTCCGGCTTTTTCGCTTATATTCATTTTTCCCGCTGTCTTAGTAGGAATCTCGCGGATATACCTTGGCTGCCATTTCCCGACAGATGTGATTATAGGATTTTTGATTTCATATATTACCTTTATATGCATATTACAAATAATGCCTTTATCCTAA